A window of Drosophila subobscura isolate 14011-0131.10 chromosome E, UCBerk_Dsub_1.0, whole genome shotgun sequence contains these coding sequences:
- the LOC117890965 gene encoding uncharacterized protein LOC117890965, producing MHRRCCHGCPAGSCHESSHSRRCQCAAQWKAMQMAQRVEECVPGLNVFCLRCNREIVDAQQYPPCVCACGCQGELEMQNEEISQTGRCRRRRNRQRNCHCCQCQDCCIQTDISYDTCLGSVDSCSQTPEAEAETEQEEEAEAEEPGYVTVTNVFEEEAELTHRTGETEYVLTVRQSVTKFPDDGSKPMVETTKINKRMSVTQFGDISAEATETRQSVTDFNDVTETVEQFTHTFQSDLRHEPKDPQSVLRHETKGAKNEQKNEPKDRRGDRGHEPKGQVSSSELRHVSKDAKIDGRYESKAAKSDRKHESRKIESKNPQSERKQEEKDLIATGDRRPESKNAHSDQISSGQRSIGPKPSDDQKNLSVKRLESGDRRLQQEDSQASSVPRKKSPGHQSEGQSTGSNRLQSSNREDLENMRSGMRLGRSISASEPISSRQYFESEPSVLVYKETVETVQHLPIESEVVQNADITEQISKFSTLYPSEYQSNVTLEAGSHKSNVPSGGNVTPGFAGKLLRSDVHSYWPGGSTDPDNDSLGGMSVLHIKTVQRSETEERVPDTEGKEKALEVLEVRTDEFRIRPPEPEPAPEPKKIKRPRTDTKNKYPSDDLIRHMVKKGYDCVRCCDYNCCCSCCFRGCCCDSSCYSNSYGCCMSPYCP from the exons ATGCATCGCCGTTGTTGCCACGGATGCCCGGCAGGCAGTTGCCATGAGTCCTCCCACTCCCGGCGCTGCCAGTGTGCTGCCCAGTGGAAGGCTATGCAGATGGCCCAGCGAGTCGAGGAGTGTGTGCCCGGTCTCAATGTCTTCTGTTTGCGGTGCAATCGGGAGATTGTGGATGCCCAGCAGTACCCTCCATGCGTGTGCGCTTGCGGCTGCCAGGGGGAACTCGAGATGCAGAACGAGGAGATCAGTCAGACGGGCAGGTGCCGGCGAAGAAGGAATAGGCAAAGGAACTGTCATTGCTGCCAATGTCAGGACTGCTGCATCCAGACAGACATCTCCTACGACACTTGCCTAGGTTCCGTGGACTCGTGCTCACAAACGcccgaggccgaggccgagaccgagcaggaggaggaggcggaggcggaggagccTGGGTACGTGACCGTTACTAACGTCTttgaggaggaggcggagctGACTCACCGCACAGGCGAAACGGAGTACGTGCTGACCGTTCGTCAGTCGGTGACCAAATTCCCAGACGATGGCTCCAAGCCGATGGTGGAAACGACGAAGATTAACAAGCGGATGTCCGTTACGCAGTTTGGTGATATTTCCGCAGAGGCCACAGAGACCCGGCAGTCGGTGACCGATTTTAATGATGTAACAGAAACTGTCGAACAGTTTACCCACACTTTTCAAAGTGATCTTAGGCACGAGCCAAAGGACCCACAAAGTGTTCTAAGACACGAAACGAAGGGCGCTaaaaatgaacagaaaaaCGAGCCAAAGGATCGTCGGGGTGATCGAGGCCACGAGCCAAAGGGTCAAGTATCGTCAAGCGAGCTACGACACGTGTCAAAGGACGCCAAAATTGATGGAAGATACGAATCGAAGGCCGCTAAAA GTGATCGGAAACACGAGTCACGAAAAATCGAGTCAAAGAACCCTCAAAGTGAACGAAAGCAAGAGGAAAAGGATCTCATAGCGACTGGTGATCGAAGACCTGAGTCAAAGAACGCTCACAGTGATCAGATATCATCGGGGCAACGATCGATAGGACCAAAACCCTCAGATGATCAAAAAAACTTGTCCGTGAAACGTCTAGAGTCAGGTGATAGAAGACTGCAACAGGAGGATAGTCAAGCGTCAAGTGTTCCCAGAAAAAAGTCACCAGGACATCAAAGTGAAGGACAATCAACTGGATCAAACCGACTACAAAGCAGCAACCGAGAAG ATCTTGAAAATATGCGATCGGGAATGCGACTGGGGAGATCTATTTCCGCGTCTGAACCCATTTCCAGTAGGCAATATTTCGAATCGGAGCCAAGTGTCCTTGTGTACAAGGAGACTGTTGAGACGGTGCAACACTTACCCATTGAGTCGGAAGTCGTCCAAAATGCAGACATAACGGAACAGATCTCTAAATTCAGTACGCTATACCCATCGGAGTACCAGAGTAATGTAACCTTGGAAGCAGGTAGCCACAAGAGTAATGTACCCTCGGGAGGAAATGTGACTCCGGGTTTTGCGGGCAAGTTACTCCGAAGTGACGTACATTCGTATTGGCCTGGAGGAAGTACTGACCCAGACAACGATAGTTTGGGTGGTATGTCCGTGCTGCATATCAAGACAGTGCAAAGGTCAGAGACGGAAGAAAGAGTACCCGACACTGAGGGCAAAGAGAAGGCTCTCGAGGTTCTTGAGGTGAGAACCGATGAGTTTAGAATTAGACccccagaaccagagccagcgccagagccaaagAAGATTAAGCGTCCAAGAACTGACACCAAGAACAAATACCCTTCAGACGATTTGATACGACATATGGTGAAAAAAGGATACGACTGCGTCCGTTGCTGTGActacaactgctgctgcagctgctgcttccgtgGGTGCTGCTGTGATTCGTCCTGCTACTCGAACTCCTACGGCTGCTGCATGAGTCCCTATTGTCCCTAA
- the LOC117890964 gene encoding uncharacterized protein LOC117890964, translating into MSNDLGDFFEKLDLTKWYTGISDYQLKAIAGISSGLLDDFEQGTSFRVEECLKMLGVHPLIGRRKIHTMVQLSRGNDLAFLFFILEGYYKTCHKHGVYSINEKLLMIAIAKIDLLPTLKELDRILPAPQLSRWDVQHKHPDREQPKSSCAPAPATSQPLAAQKSTRNPYKQRLRRPVVKPTNFLCKGEANFVVNFPFWAKDCAPNYGKSRDPPWFSLYKLDPVKRIVKRSLDEAIDKYFELKELKGESAKQQKMFNEEPNLCMHHQAMLAQAQQLKDELTVKARDRCLEMLDPSQPHSGVRRKRIIDQLEYDIEASLERLRQAMHTHQVKVLALRDHSCVVCQEALVKISWPEPGQKMGRALVGEHCGLAHTFTAKEGFTGRRLSGGGLNSEPEELKEASSRLLGGGLHMDKIDFNMEPEQKSPMELDECEGHTETRKSRITFLLDGNEIKAQAKPVNSAGCEYHSAVKHTRKSFFRAPDAHRPYHFRYHRVLQSGQPKPYDLAKIVTKSIVKALEKSQNDEVIGDSCPLLEPHRKQVPEQAPFDCSSDTTESMDESSNHSSRSHVDHKADIVNAVVRCAKVVWTKKAAIKRAEMDRNERPPSEHSLRPEVLHYDMEYFDPDDNELMDRLLADGMKELRKSHRFVLATLPDAHKIPVLRQWIKRRYGKAYSQRELQDNLKESLKVFETVTKLQNDPPNPDRMGLTHTPESQQNYAYHKAAMAEAERVKTAYYTRLNNAFLDQMTACWYAMGNYLSPGGPPRKTFYAYMASNHQDIVRAKVWNGEYKDRRHLAKTNK; encoded by the exons ATGAGCAACGATTTGGGCGATTTCTTCGAGAAGCTCGACCTGACCAAGTGGTACACTGGCATCTCCGACTATCAGCTAAAGGCCATTGCCGGCATATCCTCCGGACTGCTGGATGACTTTGAGCAGGGCACCAGCTTCCGTGTGGAGGAGTGCCTGAAAATGCTCGGCGTACATCCGCTGATTGGCAGGCGGAAGATCCACACCATGGTGCAGCTCAGTCGGGGCAACGATCTGGCCTTCCTCTTCTTCATCCTCGAGGGATACTACAAGACATGCCACAAGCATGGAGTGTACAGCATCAACGAGAAGCTGCTCATGATCGCCATAGCCAAGATCGATCTGCTGCCGACGCTGAAGGAGTTGGATCGGATCCTGCCAGCGCCGCAGCTGAGTCGCTGGGATGTCCAGCACAAGCATCCGGATAGAGAGCAGCCCAAGAGCAGCTGCGCCCCTGCACCAGCCACATCCCAGCCGCTGGCCGCCCAGAAATCAACCAGAAATCCGTACAAGCAGCGTCTGCGACGGCCTGTGGTCAAGCCCACGAACTTCCTCTGCAAGGGAGAAGCCAATTTTGTGGTTAACTTCCCCTTTTGGGCTAAGGATTGTGCGCCCAACTATGGAAAATCCCGCGATCCCCCGTGGTTTTCCCTCTACAAACTGGATCCGGTGAAGCGGATTGTGAAGCGCTCCCTGGATGAGGCCATCGACAAGTACTTTGAGCTGAAGGAGCTGAAGGGAGAGTcggccaagcagcagaagatgtTCAACGAGGAGCCAAACCTGTGCATGCACCATCAGGCGATGCTCGCCCAGGCACAGCAGCTGAAGGATGAGCTCACGGTGAAGGCGCGGGATCGCTGCCTGGAGATGCTGGACCCCAGCCAGCCGCACAGCGGAGTGCGGCGGAAGCGCATCATCGATCAGCTGGAGTACGACATCGAAGCTTCGCTGGAGCGGCTGCGCCAGGCCATGCACACCCATCAGGTGAAGGTGCTGGCCCTCAGGGATCACAGCTGTGTGGTCTGCCAGGAGGCGCTCGTGAAGATAAGCTGGCCCGAGCCTGGCCAGAAGATGGGCAGGGCACTGGTGGGCGAGCACTGCGGCCTGGCGCACACCTTCACCGCCAAGGAGGGATTCACGGGAAGAAGGTTGAGCGGCGGCGGACTCAACAGCGAGCCCGAAGAGCTGAAGGAGGCATCCTCCAGGCTGTTGGGCGGTGGCCTGCACATGGACAAAATCGACTTCAACATGGAGCCGGAGCAAAAGTCGCCGATGGAGCTGGACGAGTGCGAAGGTCACACGGAGACGCGCAAGTCCCGCATCACGTTCCTCTTGGATGGGAACGAGATCAAGGCCCAGGCCAAGCCCGTGAATTCTGCTGGCTGCGAGTACCACAGTGCCGTCAAGCACACCAGGAAGAGCTTCTTCCGGGCACCCGATGCCCACAGGCCGTACCATTTCCGGTACCATCGAGTGCTGCAGTCGGGCCAGCCAAAGCCCTACGACCTGGCCAAAATCGTGACAAAGTCGATTGTCAAGGCGCTCGAAAAGTCGCAGAACGATGAAGTAATTGGCGACTCGTGCCCATTGCTAGAGCCTCACAGAAAGCAGGTGCCAGAGCAAGCTCCCTTTGACTGTTCATCCGACACCACAGAATCCATGGACGAGTCGAGCAATCacagcagtcgcagtcacgTGGATCACAAGGCGGACATCGTGAACGCTGTGGTGCGCTGTGCCAAGGTCGTTTGGACCAAGAAGGCGGCCATCAAGCGGGCCGAAATGGATCGCAACGAACGGCCGCCCTCCGAGCACTCGCTCAGACCCGAGGTGCTGCACTACGACATGGAATACTTTGATCCGGATGATAATGAGCTCATGGATCGCCTGCTGGCCGATGGCATGAAGGAGCTGCGCAAGAGCCATCGCTTTGTGTTGGCCACCCTGCCGGATGCCCACAAGATACCCGTGCTCCGGCAGTGGATCAAACGTCGCTACGGCAAGGCCTACTCGCAGCGGGAGCTGCAAGACAACCTCAAGGAATCGCTGAAGGTCTTCGAGACGGTGACAAAGCTGCAGAACGATCCACCCAATCCGGACAGGATGGGGCTGACGCATACTCCCGAATCGCAGCAGAATTATGCATACCACAAAGCGGCCATGGCAGAG GCGGAACGAGTGAAGACCGCTTACTACACGCGACTGAATAATGCGTTCTTGGATCAGATGACCGCCTGCTGGTATGCCATGGGGAATTACCTCAGTCCGGGCGGACCGCCGCGGAAGACCTTCTACGCGTACATGGCCTCCAATCACCAGGATATCGTGCGGGCCAAAGTGTGGAACGGAGAGTACAAGGACCGCAGGCatttggcaaaaacaaacaaataa
- the LOC117889800 gene encoding bromodomain testis-specific protein: protein MAEYNRERHRRRLRQHNPEIFQGANVCKAIIRKLFSSEYKPLAWVFYDPIEAEFLGLHDYHRIVHEPIHLKFIRNRLNKGNYTNAGDFERDMRQIFNNTYLYTPPNHVCHQMAKKLERIFDKMFSEISATPRSDTTSEAAMSPFTESAKGMRAAIPDTLTPPEEELEEDKSLSLTISSESEWESEDDERPWSEKADKKLAKRLRKLRGEALLRVMHIIKYMEKLPIVKCELNFDVATLQSVTKRTIASYLYEMGHKFRGK, encoded by the coding sequence ATGGCTGAGTACAACCGCGAGCGCCACCGCAGGCGCCTTCGCCAACACAATCCCGAGATCTTCCAGGGGGCCAACGTTTGCAAGGCCATCATCAGAAAGCTGTTCTCCAGCGAATACAAGCCACTGGCTTGGGTGTTCTACGACCCGATAGAGGCTGAATTTTTGGGACTGCACGACTACCATAGAATTGTCCACGAGCCCATACATCTGAAATTCATCAGGAATCGCCTCAACAAGGGAAACTATACAAATGCTGGAGACTTTGAGCGGGACATGCGACAGATATTCAACAACACGTATCTGTACACGCCGCCCAACCATGTGTGCCACCAAATGGCCAAGAAACTGGAGCGCATCTTTGACAAAATGTTTTCGGAGATTTCGGCCACCCCAAGGAGCGACACCACAAGCGAGGCTGCCATGAGTCCGTTCACTGAGAGCGCGAAGGGAATGCGCGCAGCGATTCCTGACACACTCACACCAccggaggaggagctggaagaGGATAAATCCCTTAGTCTGACGATTTCCAGCGAatcagagtgggagagtgaggATGACGAGCGTCCGTGGAGTGAAAAGGCTGATAAGAAACTGGCCAAAAGGCTTCGTAAACTCAGGGGAGAAGCCTTGCTGCGGGTTATGCACATAATCAAATACATGGAGAAGCTGCCGATCGTCAAATGTGAGCTGAACTTCGATGTGGCCACGCTGCAGAGCGTAACGAAGCGGACCATTGCCAGCTACTTGTACGAAATGGGTCACAAGTTCCggggaaaataa
- the LOC117889801 gene encoding uncharacterized protein LOC117889801: MAKPQTKQLLAHCLNGKYFGMMPNLFKDPNKTIVRETFVPHLRLSYNPLKYYLSKLQLWKLRWTWDRDFRQDAFLEHTKELAVKLTDIVKLRDNAKTADDFYTSNVTFQMASEATKLPHECCADLMRFRRQDIQQALPVNVEMYNIYGLRYAVVDVAMVGLRDVASSETQSDLESMKRALIQMDSRFEEQLYKPDHPMPHVFIELFLRFRRNYSQPQLMSAEEQIDEPNRWIVTKYKICKFHVFTAPPLRQ; the protein is encoded by the coding sequence ATGGCCAAACCGCAGACGAAGCAATTGTTGGCCCATTGCCTCAATGGGAAATACTTTGGCATGATGCCGAACCTCTTTAAGGATCCGAATAAAACGATTGTGAGGGAGACTTTCGTGCCGCATCTGAGACTCTCCTACAATCCCCTCAAGTACTACCTGagcaagctgcagctgtggaAGCTGCGCTGGACCTGGGACCGCGACTTCCGGCAGGACGCCTTTCTGGAGCACACCAAGGAGCTGGCGGTCAAGCTGACGGACATTGTGAAGCTGCGGGACAACGCCAAGACGGCCGATGACTTTTACACATCGAATGTGACCTTCCAGATGGCCAGCGAGGCCACCAAGCTGCCCCACGAGTGCTGTGCGGATCTGATGCGCTTCCGCCGCCAGGACATACAGCAGGCGTTGCCCGTCAATGTGGAGATGTACAACATTTACGGGCTGCGCTATGCAGTCGTCGATGTGGCCATGGTGGGCCTGCGCGACGTCGCCAGCTCTGAGACGCAGTCGGATCTCGAGTCCATGAAGCGGGCTCTGATCCAGATGGATTCACGCTTCGAGGAGCAGCTCTACAAACCCGATCACCCGATGCCGCACGTATTCATCGAGCTCTTTCTGCGCTTCCGCCGCAACTATTCCCAGCCTCAATTGATGTCCGCCGAGGAGCAAATCGACGAACCCAACCGCTGGATCGTCACCAAGTACAAGATTTGCAAGTTCCACGTTTTCACAGCGCCGCCACTACgacaataa